A region of Myxococcus stipitatus DSM 14675 DNA encodes the following proteins:
- a CDS encoding methyl-accepting chemotaxis protein — protein MAAHHPSPTRIDSLASRVTFVRRHATSHRATRLALLGCVLLAALAHAPVANATEQLPVPVVEGWKYRWGDSPPGTDGIPLWAQATSVTDEWHTMEALKPPPGRGANSFLWVSIPLPRGPWAEPALILGEVNTAVEVYANGQRVYVSGRLNTSGPELSENMVWHLIPVPATALGGNLLLRIQSSNPNIGITQYAQLGSRHQLLATVTREGQASFVMGILLLAVGLATGGAFILHWRRRMLAGLAIFAGSAGSLLLGLSGLPYALWDTPLTATRFTVIGIFMVLSGLMEFISDALLENRNRWFRIGALAYTTLCSLFALSAVVDLATAQRIMAAFLPSSFCVLLVVLVVSVKEAWRGNPDARIFVAGLGGMTLFLAMTILPVVGVLPQLFGNVSHWGYLALTLSLLGIVARRSMQVVRSLEAHTRQLEERQAEVRNLAERMGTGAGELATVVQQLRSTSDQQTEGVSRQAAALQEAEQTVKEIRRSSQLTAEKASSLAASAEGAEQVGREGSAALERTLADLAAIRAEVSEMARRILALDERTKEVSGIVDSVKDLADQSNMLAINAAIEAARSGESGRGFGVVAREMRGLADQSIRATHRIREVLNGVGASMREAAQFSEKGDERVRQSLDAVRTSSAQFQELAILIGDSSASMRQITAAVSAQDAGTQQMAMAIQELSGQMQRTLKTVQETQEATRSVQSLAESMSGLASQSLRTEKAAPAAHPR, from the coding sequence ATGGCTGCCCACCACCCTTCCCCGACACGCATCGACAGCCTTGCCTCGCGAGTCACTTTCGTGAGGCGTCACGCGACTTCGCACCGAGCGACACGCCTGGCTCTGCTGGGTTGCGTCTTGCTCGCGGCGCTCGCGCATGCCCCCGTGGCCAACGCCACGGAGCAACTTCCCGTTCCCGTCGTGGAAGGGTGGAAGTACCGCTGGGGTGACTCGCCGCCGGGCACGGATGGCATCCCCCTGTGGGCGCAGGCCACCAGTGTCACCGATGAGTGGCACACGATGGAGGCGCTCAAGCCACCTCCGGGACGGGGCGCGAACTCGTTCTTGTGGGTGAGCATCCCGCTGCCGCGCGGCCCCTGGGCCGAGCCCGCGTTGATCCTGGGCGAGGTCAACACCGCCGTGGAGGTGTACGCCAACGGCCAGCGTGTCTACGTGAGCGGCCGCCTGAACACGTCCGGGCCCGAGCTGTCGGAGAACATGGTCTGGCATCTGATTCCCGTGCCGGCCACCGCGCTGGGCGGCAACCTCCTGCTGCGCATCCAGTCGAGCAATCCGAACATCGGCATCACGCAGTACGCGCAGCTCGGCTCGCGCCATCAGCTGCTCGCCACGGTGACGCGCGAGGGCCAGGCGTCGTTCGTGATGGGCATCCTCCTGCTCGCGGTGGGCCTCGCCACGGGCGGAGCCTTCATCCTGCACTGGCGGCGGCGGATGCTCGCGGGTCTGGCCATCTTCGCGGGCAGCGCGGGCAGCCTGCTCCTGGGCTTGAGCGGCCTGCCCTACGCGCTCTGGGACACGCCGCTCACCGCCACGCGCTTCACGGTGATTGGCATCTTCATGGTGCTCTCGGGCCTCATGGAGTTCATCTCGGACGCGCTGCTCGAGAACCGCAACCGCTGGTTCCGCATCGGCGCGCTGGCCTACACGACGCTCTGCTCGCTCTTCGCGCTCAGCGCCGTGGTGGACCTGGCCACCGCCCAGCGCATCATGGCGGCCTTCCTGCCCTCGTCGTTCTGCGTGCTGCTCGTCGTCCTCGTCGTGTCGGTGAAGGAGGCGTGGCGCGGCAACCCGGACGCGCGCATCTTCGTCGCGGGCCTGGGCGGCATGACGCTCTTCCTCGCGATGACGATTCTGCCCGTCGTCGGCGTGTTGCCGCAGCTGTTCGGCAACGTGTCCCACTGGGGCTACCTGGCGCTCACGCTGTCGCTGCTGGGCATCGTCGCGCGGCGCTCCATGCAGGTGGTGCGCTCACTGGAGGCGCACACGCGCCAGCTCGAGGAGCGACAGGCCGAGGTGCGCAACCTGGCCGAGCGCATGGGCACCGGCGCCGGCGAGCTGGCCACGGTGGTGCAGCAGCTTCGCTCCACCAGCGACCAGCAGACGGAGGGCGTGAGCCGTCAGGCCGCGGCGCTGCAGGAGGCCGAGCAGACGGTGAAGGAGATTCGCCGCTCGTCGCAGCTCACGGCGGAGAAGGCCAGCTCGCTCGCCGCGTCCGCCGAGGGCGCCGAGCAGGTGGGGCGCGAAGGCAGCGCCGCGCTGGAGCGCACGCTGGCGGACCTGGCCGCCATCCGCGCCGAGGTGTCGGAGATGGCACGGAGGATCCTCGCGCTCGACGAGCGCACCAAGGAGGTCTCCGGCATCGTCGACTCGGTGAAGGACCTGGCCGACCAGTCCAACATGCTGGCCATCAACGCGGCCATCGAGGCGGCGCGCAGCGGTGAGAGCGGCCGGGGCTTCGGCGTCGTCGCCCGCGAGATGCGCGGTCTGGCGGACCAGTCCATCCGCGCCACCCACCGCATCCGCGAGGTGCTCAACGGCGTGGGCGCCAGCATGCGCGAGGCGGCCCAGTTCAGCGAGAAGGGCGACGAGCGGGTCCGGCAGAGCCTGGACGCGGTCCGCACGTCCAGCGCCCAGTTCCAGGAGCTCGCCATCCTGATTGGCGACTCCAGCGCGAGCATGCGGCAGATCACCGCGGCGGTCAGCGCGCAGGACGCGGGCACCCAGCAGATGGCCATGGCCATCCAGGAGCTGTCCGGGCAGATGCAGCGCACGCTCAAGACGGTGCAGGAGACGCAGGAAGCCACCCGCTCCGTCCAATCCCTGGCGGAGAGCATGTCCGGGCTCGCCAGCCAGTCCCTGCGCACCGAGAAGGCCGCTCCCGCCGCCCATCCGCGCTAG
- a CDS encoding serine/threonine-protein kinase yields the protein MSRTSASFGTLLGQRYELRQRIGVGAMGLVYEAARVDDGDEVAIKVLQQHLVDNPAILARFKREAHATVGLSDPHLVQVKDFQCNPDEPPFMVMELLRGQTLHLLLKQQGPMPVARAAALALQTLSALGTAHRAGVIHRDIKPDNLFVTSTEAGETVKVLDFGVARLLNEDDAAAVGAEAGAWVGTPSFMAPEQVRCKPVDARADLYSLGACVFQMVTGRQPIDVADTVALFSAIVERVPPLATELRPDVPEAFSQVLAKALHKNPAERFTSAEEMALALAPWAAPAASAAPVEVAPELGPEPTSGPFIDITESLPPEPVVPAPPAPVRRSSLRKRLWVVGATVVGLGVGVALWL from the coding sequence ATGAGCCGCACGTCTGCTTCGTTCGGAACATTGCTGGGGCAGCGATATGAGCTGCGCCAGCGAATTGGCGTGGGCGCCATGGGCCTCGTGTATGAGGCGGCCCGAGTCGACGACGGCGACGAGGTGGCCATCAAGGTGCTTCAGCAGCACCTGGTCGACAACCCGGCGATTCTGGCGCGCTTCAAGCGAGAGGCCCACGCGACAGTCGGACTGAGCGACCCTCACCTAGTGCAGGTGAAGGACTTCCAGTGCAACCCGGACGAGCCTCCGTTCATGGTGATGGAGCTGCTCCGCGGCCAGACGCTGCACTTGTTGCTGAAGCAGCAAGGTCCCATGCCCGTCGCCCGCGCGGCGGCGCTCGCGCTGCAGACGCTGTCCGCGCTGGGCACGGCCCACCGCGCGGGCGTCATCCACCGCGACATCAAGCCCGACAATCTCTTCGTCACCTCCACCGAGGCCGGCGAGACGGTGAAGGTGCTGGACTTCGGCGTGGCGCGGCTGCTGAACGAGGACGACGCGGCGGCGGTGGGCGCGGAGGCCGGCGCCTGGGTGGGCACCCCGTCGTTCATGGCGCCCGAGCAGGTCCGCTGCAAGCCGGTCGACGCGAGGGCGGACCTCTACTCGCTGGGCGCGTGTGTGTTCCAGATGGTCACCGGGCGTCAGCCCATCGACGTGGCCGACACGGTGGCCCTGTTCTCGGCCATCGTGGAGCGCGTGCCGCCCCTGGCCACCGAGCTTCGCCCGGACGTGCCAGAGGCCTTCTCACAGGTGCTCGCGAAGGCGCTGCACAAGAACCCCGCGGAGCGCTTCACCAGCGCGGAGGAGATGGCCCTCGCGCTGGCGCCCTGGGCCGCGCCCGCCGCCTCGGCGGCCCCGGTGGAAGTCGCCCCGGAGCTCGGGCCGGAGCCCACCTCCGGGCCCTTCATCGACATCACGGAGAGCCTCCCCCCCGAGCCCGTGGTGCCTGCGCCTCCCGCCCCGGTGCGCCGCTCCAGCCTGCGGAAGCGGCTGTGGGTTGTCGGAGCCACCGTGGTGGGGCTCGGCGTGGGCGTGGCGCTCTGGCTCTGA
- a CDS encoding enoyl-CoA hydratase/isomerase family protein: MTDPNHGVLLDVAEGVATLTLNDAPRRNAMTPELGDALRTRVSELRGREDVRAVVLAGAGGTFSAGGDLQMLERLRKASFEEARVFMLDFYARYLSVLDLEVPTVAAVEGAAIGAGLCVALACDVCIVSEDAKLALNFVQLGLHPGMGATWLVPMRVGPQRASELLLTGRRFDGREAARLGLALEATPATETRARAQALARSIAANAPLATRGVKQRLGLDRAALQRALEEEARLQAESYGSADLGEGLAAAAARRPPAFHGR; the protein is encoded by the coding sequence ATGACCGACCCGAATCACGGCGTGCTCCTCGATGTAGCGGAGGGGGTCGCCACCCTCACGTTGAACGATGCGCCTCGGCGCAATGCGATGACGCCCGAGCTGGGGGACGCGCTGCGCACGCGCGTGAGCGAGCTGCGCGGGCGCGAGGACGTCCGCGCCGTGGTCCTCGCCGGAGCCGGCGGCACCTTCTCCGCGGGCGGGGACCTGCAGATGCTGGAGCGGCTGCGCAAGGCCTCCTTCGAGGAAGCGCGCGTCTTCATGCTCGACTTCTATGCGCGCTACCTCAGCGTCCTCGACCTGGAGGTGCCGACGGTGGCCGCGGTGGAGGGCGCCGCCATTGGCGCGGGGCTGTGCGTCGCGCTCGCGTGCGACGTGTGCATCGTCTCCGAGGACGCGAAGCTCGCCCTCAACTTCGTGCAGCTGGGACTGCATCCGGGCATGGGGGCCACCTGGCTCGTGCCGATGCGGGTGGGGCCCCAGCGCGCCTCGGAGCTGCTGCTCACCGGGCGCCGCTTCGACGGGCGCGAGGCCGCGCGGCTCGGGCTCGCGCTGGAGGCCACTCCGGCCACGGAGACGCGCGCTCGGGCCCAGGCGCTCGCGCGGAGCATCGCCGCGAACGCGCCCCTGGCCACCCGAGGCGTCAAGCAGCGCCTCGGATTGGACCGCGCCGCGCTCCAGCGCGCCCTGGAGGAGGAGGCCCGGCTCCAGGCGGAGAGCTATGGCAGCGCGGACCTGGGCGAGGGGCTCGCGGCGGCGGCGGCGCGACGTCCTCCCGCTTTCCACGGTCGCTAG
- a CDS encoding YncE family protein: MNHRWLGLLLGAVLWSPAVLAHDFRAEKLVNGVKQARVVSYPATLSFTFTATNIHPTLDSILLTAMDPLLTACTLSPAPPLTVPVGGHVTYQCEFTIPTYEACIALGELDTNPSSPSEEVSFTNVFGITWDNGAAQDGVNVLCVQERIRECDDTVYISTASSTGGGLPSAPSRLFTFDPVAGTLSPLGDAGMPYNALAFNHIDGFLYAIAADGVSQPNFIRVDANGSAQVIAPVVSGAANSAVWAAGAILGDGTYLGYESQSNHLVRINTTTGAVLSDVIVGTTLTFAVADFAVNPLSGLLYGFNGATQRVTVIDPVLGTFVDFLLPTVINGSRSVGNTMVSAVFSAAGQLFFYGTTNANNSLANTFYAVNLVTGAFTVVSNGPVTQFADGATCAFPPPPPAVRPPKVTRDHAFFGSNVAALGECMSRGPVDLGGLGKVTSPEVALGVLWANPVISKSGEVRSEVDSLKVKIARELLTATCNQRCFGTVAPVVSGLDTWMELNPQSMGQALGTLVKHNRSGSDKAVPLSKEGWKLDPLPAQERAVEPRY, from the coding sequence ATGAATCATAGATGGTTAGGGCTCCTGCTGGGTGCCGTGTTGTGGAGCCCGGCTGTTCTCGCACACGACTTCCGAGCGGAGAAGCTCGTGAATGGCGTGAAGCAGGCCCGGGTCGTCAGCTATCCCGCCACGTTGAGCTTCACGTTCACCGCCACGAACATCCATCCGACGCTGGACTCCATCCTCCTCACCGCGATGGACCCGTTGTTGACGGCGTGCACCCTGTCTCCCGCGCCTCCGCTGACGGTCCCCGTGGGAGGCCATGTCACCTATCAATGCGAGTTCACGATTCCGACCTACGAGGCGTGTATCGCATTGGGTGAGCTGGACACCAACCCCTCGAGCCCCAGCGAAGAGGTGTCCTTCACGAATGTCTTCGGCATCACCTGGGACAATGGCGCCGCGCAGGACGGCGTCAACGTGCTCTGCGTGCAGGAGCGCATCCGGGAATGTGATGACACCGTCTATATCTCGACGGCGTCGTCCACGGGCGGAGGGCTGCCTTCAGCGCCGTCCCGGCTCTTCACCTTCGACCCGGTGGCGGGGACCCTCTCGCCCCTGGGGGATGCGGGGATGCCTTACAACGCCCTGGCCTTCAACCACATCGACGGCTTCTTGTATGCCATTGCGGCGGACGGGGTGAGTCAGCCCAACTTCATCCGTGTCGACGCCAATGGTTCGGCGCAGGTCATCGCGCCCGTGGTGAGTGGCGCGGCGAACAGCGCCGTCTGGGCCGCGGGAGCCATCCTGGGAGATGGCACCTATCTGGGCTACGAGTCCCAGAGCAATCACCTGGTCCGTATCAACACCACCACCGGAGCGGTCCTGTCGGATGTCATCGTGGGCACCACGCTGACCTTCGCCGTGGCCGACTTCGCGGTGAACCCCTTGAGCGGCCTGCTGTATGGATTCAACGGCGCCACGCAGCGCGTGACGGTCATCGACCCGGTGTTGGGGACGTTCGTGGACTTCCTCCTCCCCACCGTCATCAATGGCTCACGCTCCGTGGGCAATACGATGGTCTCCGCCGTCTTCTCGGCCGCGGGTCAGTTGTTCTTCTATGGCACGACCAACGCCAACAACAGCCTCGCCAATACCTTCTACGCGGTGAACCTGGTGACGGGCGCGTTCACGGTCGTGTCCAACGGGCCCGTCACGCAGTTCGCGGACGGGGCGACGTGTGCCTTCCCGCCGCCTCCGCCGGCGGTGAGGCCTCCCAAGGTGACGCGAGACCATGCCTTCTTCGGCTCCAACGTGGCGGCGCTGGGGGAGTGCATGTCGCGGGGGCCCGTCGACCTGGGCGGCCTGGGCAAGGTGACCTCGCCGGAGGTGGCGCTGGGGGTGTTGTGGGCGAACCCCGTCATCTCCAAGAGCGGAGAGGTCCGCTCGGAGGTCGACTCCCTCAAGGTGAAGATTGCCCGGGAGTTGCTGACGGCCACCTGCAATCAGCGCTGCTTCGGCACGGTGGCCCCCGTGGTGTCGGGGCTGGACACCTGGATGGAGCTCAATCCCCAGTCGATGGGACAGGCGCTCGGGACGCTGGTGAAGCACAACCGCTCGGGCTCGGACAAGGCCGTGCCGCTGAGCAAGGAAGGCTGGAAGTTGGATCCGCTGCCCGCACAGGAACGGGCCGTGGAGCCTCGGTACTGA
- a CDS encoding NADP-dependent oxidoreductase has translation MKAIVLTGYGDVDCLELRDMPEPHPAAGELKVRVVAASINPIDWKLRRGDMKDFVPLKFPAILGRDVSGEVVEVGPGVTAFKVGDRVMGLVNAGYAEQVVSPVEAWARLPASLDLTDAAALPLVTLTGTQLVEEAVNPSPGDIVLVTGALGGVGRSAVHAAKLRGAKVWAGVRGKQKADAARLGADGVVALDDPADLDRLPMLDAIADTVGGSVVARLLTRVKPGGTLGSVVGEPPGAKEKGLKVHAMMAHPDGQRLARLGEDVAKGALVIPIGKRMPLADARAAQQLAERGGVGKVLLIP, from the coding sequence ATGAAGGCCATCGTGCTGACGGGGTATGGGGATGTCGACTGCCTGGAGCTCCGGGACATGCCCGAGCCCCATCCCGCCGCGGGCGAACTCAAGGTCCGCGTCGTGGCGGCGAGCATCAACCCCATCGACTGGAAGCTTCGCCGCGGCGACATGAAGGACTTCGTGCCGCTGAAGTTCCCCGCGATTCTCGGGCGGGACGTCTCCGGCGAAGTCGTGGAAGTGGGCCCCGGCGTCACCGCCTTCAAGGTGGGCGACCGCGTGATGGGGCTCGTCAATGCCGGCTACGCGGAGCAGGTCGTCTCCCCCGTCGAAGCCTGGGCACGCCTCCCCGCCTCGCTCGACCTGACGGACGCGGCCGCGCTCCCTCTCGTCACGCTGACAGGCACCCAGCTCGTCGAGGAGGCGGTGAATCCCTCTCCAGGTGACATCGTGCTCGTCACGGGGGCCCTGGGGGGCGTGGGCCGCTCGGCCGTCCATGCCGCGAAGCTCCGAGGCGCCAAGGTCTGGGCGGGTGTCCGAGGCAAGCAGAAGGCGGACGCGGCCCGCCTCGGCGCGGACGGCGTCGTGGCGCTGGATGACCCCGCGGACCTCGACAGACTGCCCATGCTGGACGCCATCGCGGACACGGTGGGTGGAAGCGTGGTGGCTCGGCTGCTCACTCGGGTCAAACCCGGCGGAACCCTCGGCAGCGTCGTGGGCGAACCGCCTGGCGCCAAGGAGAAGGGCCTGAAGGTCCACGCCATGATGGCCCACCCCGACGGCCAGCGACTCGCGCGACTGGGCGAGGACGTGGCGAAGGGAGCGCTGGTCATCCCCATCGGCAAGCGAATGCCCCTGGCCGACGCCCGCGCCGCGCAACAACTGGCCGAGCGCGGCGGCGTGGGAAAAGTCCTCCTCATTCCGTGA